One genomic region from Maridesulfovibrio frigidus DSM 17176 encodes:
- a CDS encoding DUF4340 domain-containing protein, translating to MLKRFLIFLALVSIICGAFFLSSPDMQVLLSEPVWPVVQSDQIDRVDVCREGEDCFSLIRKSDGWDVVQKGWARAPFADPEKTSILLDVLAQSKALRYIGRASDEVEGHYGLQAPQLRIATGGGQSLSIAVGDEVPSGEGVFALNSLSEGDVFILNKDFARQCDYPADYYYNLHLLSGSPDKISSVSIAAGVNLAWILVRSKENFAFTFPPDLAGAETSAGEIDLFLHSLIKTPAKGLAPDSESLGSPLFNVEVIYKDKNVGKVEVFEMEGDDNYYLANSTSQNGFFVLSKEHVDQLDKSAFGMRKRSVLSLETGKVGSMRVLQGDQSFIGVKSDKSWEGFEDKKPLLGIDMSLWRLNELQFEAEPIGELSSSAEKVMELELMSADGIRVVKVLFFSDPELSSGRCWLSLADGSGYYQVSSKLLEDLQGQIPLRK from the coding sequence GTGTTGAAAAGGTTCTTAATATTTTTGGCTCTGGTCTCCATTATTTGCGGAGCCTTTTTTTTAAGTTCGCCTGATATGCAGGTGTTACTTTCCGAGCCTGTTTGGCCTGTTGTTCAATCTGATCAGATTGACAGGGTTGATGTTTGCAGAGAGGGGGAAGATTGCTTTTCTCTTATACGTAAATCAGACGGTTGGGATGTTGTTCAGAAAGGGTGGGCGCGAGCTCCGTTTGCTGATCCAGAAAAAACCTCAATTTTGTTGGATGTTTTGGCTCAAAGTAAAGCGCTCCGATATATCGGGCGGGCTAGCGATGAGGTTGAAGGTCATTACGGTTTACAGGCTCCGCAACTGCGTATTGCAACGGGCGGAGGGCAGTCATTAAGCATTGCTGTAGGTGATGAAGTTCCTTCAGGAGAAGGCGTTTTTGCTCTGAACTCTCTGAGCGAAGGTGATGTCTTTATCCTTAATAAAGATTTTGCTCGGCAATGCGACTATCCTGCAGACTATTATTATAATCTACATTTGCTCTCAGGTAGTCCTGATAAAATTTCTTCTGTTTCGATTGCCGCTGGCGTTAATTTGGCATGGATCCTTGTACGGTCTAAAGAAAATTTCGCTTTTACGTTTCCTCCTGATTTAGCTGGAGCTGAAACTAGTGCTGGAGAAATAGATTTGTTTCTGCATTCTTTGATTAAAACTCCTGCAAAAGGGCTTGCTCCTGATTCTGAAAGTCTCGGGAGTCCTTTATTTAATGTAGAGGTTATTTATAAAGATAAGAATGTTGGAAAGGTCGAAGTTTTTGAAATGGAAGGCGACGATAATTATTATTTAGCCAACTCCACTAGTCAAAATGGCTTTTTTGTTCTCAGTAAAGAACATGTAGACCAGCTGGATAAGTCTGCTTTTGGAATGCGGAAAAGATCTGTTCTTTCTCTTGAAACAGGGAAGGTCGGTTCTATGCGTGTTTTGCAAGGAGATCAGAGTTTTATCGGTGTTAAATCTGATAAAAGCTGGGAAGGTTTTGAGGATAAAAAACCGCTCTTGGGTATTGACATGTCCTTGTGGCGACTTAATGAATTACAATTCGAAGCGGAACCCATCGGTGAGCTTTCAAGTTCAGCTGAAAAGGTAATGGAGCTTGAGCTTATGAGTGCGGACGGTATTAGGGTCGTAAAAGTGTTATTCTTTTCCGATCCTGAGCTTTCTTCCGGGCGATGCTGGCTTTCTCTTGCTGATGGCAG
- a CDS encoding tRNA lysidine(34) synthetase, translating into MPKWGKLSYAQKKTVATIGMLMQKTEMAKDGARIGVAVSGGVDSFTLIRALLIRQAIIPINIELMVLHVNPGFEPESHKPLTEWCIKNGLSSHIELTDYGPRAHSPENKSKSACFYCARLRRKRLFELCDQYNLSHLAIGHTADDLVTTFHMNMTQAGRIQGLSANESFFKGKLHMIRPALMLEKKFIKAAAKQWKLPIWKNNCPSNDSTKRTYIYNQLEAEWKKNPVTRNNTFNALRRWQLDLNIKNA; encoded by the coding sequence ATGCCAAAATGGGGAAAACTGAGTTATGCTCAAAAAAAGACAGTTGCTACCATCGGTATGCTTATGCAGAAAACCGAAATGGCTAAAGACGGAGCTCGCATAGGAGTTGCCGTTTCAGGGGGCGTAGACAGCTTCACACTCATCAGAGCTCTCTTGATCAGACAAGCGATTATACCTATAAATATAGAATTGATGGTTCTTCATGTGAATCCAGGATTTGAACCTGAAAGCCACAAACCTCTCACTGAATGGTGTATTAAAAACGGACTATCCTCACATATCGAACTGACTGACTACGGCCCGCGAGCACACAGCCCTGAAAACAAGAGTAAATCCGCCTGCTTTTATTGCGCGAGACTTCGCCGCAAAAGACTTTTTGAGCTGTGCGATCAATATAATTTAAGCCACCTAGCCATTGGCCACACAGCAGACGACCTTGTAACGACCTTTCATATGAATATGACTCAAGCAGGTAGAATTCAAGGACTTTCCGCCAATGAATCATTCTTCAAAGGTAAACTTCACATGATCCGCCCAGCCCTGATGCTGGAGAAGAAATTCATTAAGGCTGCGGCAAAACAATGGAAACTTCCAATCTGGAAAAACAATTGCCCTTCCAATGATTCCACTAAACGGACCTACATTTATAACCAACTTGAAGCCGAATGGAAAAAGAATCCAGTCACGAGAAACAATACTTTCAATGCTTTAAGACGTTGGCAGCTTGACTTAAATATTAAAAACGCATAA